A segment of the Alphaproteobacteria bacterium genome:
ACTGACGCTCCGCAAGACTGCGGCGGATTCCGCTCTCGGTGCTTCCTATCTAGCGCGCGCCGACGCGACGAGCCTCCTCGTGGTGGGGGCAGGGGCCCAGGCGCCCCATCAAATCATGGCCCACTGCGCCGTGCGCCCCTCGATCGAAAAGGTTCTCGTTTGGAACCGGACACCCGCCAACGCTCATCGACTGAGCCGCGCGCTGCATATCGAGGGGGTTGAAATCCGGGTGACGGAGGATCTTCCACGCGCTGTCGCGTCGGTGGATGTAATTTCCTGCGCCACCATGGCGACCGAGCCCGTGATCGAAGGGGCGTGGCTAAAGCCCGGAGCGCATCTCGATCTCGTCGGCGGCTATACAAACGACATGCGCGAGGCGGATGACGAAGCGATACGGCGCGCGCGGGTCTTCGTCGATTCGCGGTGGTTCACGATCGGAAAATGCGGCGACATCACCGGGCCGATGCAATCCGGCGCACTCGCCCAGCATGGAATCGTGGCCGATCTCTTCGAGCTTTGCAACGGTGCGCATCGGGGGCGAAGCAGCAGGGATGAGATCACGATCTTCAAAAATGCCGGCGGTGCTCATCTCGATCTCATGACCGCCCGCTTCGTTTATGAGACGCTCGAGCGAAAACAGCCCTAACTCGACGTGCGCGCGCCGCACCTCGCGTTGCGCCGGGCCGACGACCTCCCTATGATCGCGCCCATGGTTGAACAATCCAGCGCGGGCCCATTCGTCGATCCGAACGACTTTGTCGTCGTCGAAACCTGTGCTGGCTGCGGACGGCAATTCACCTGCTGCCCGGCGGGTGAATGCTGGTGCGGGCGAGAGGCGGTTCGCCTCCCACTCCCGGCGGAAGGCTATGACGCGAATTGCTATTGTCCAACCTGCCTGCAAAAACTGGCCGAGACCGGACAGAAATGACTTTTGCTAGGTCGGTCAATACGATAAGGATTGCTTAAAAGCGGCATCCTTCTTGGCAGCCTTGTCGCTTTTGAATAAATTCATGTCCCTGTAGCGTCAGCCGGCCGGATGCTGGCCGGCTATTTTGATGAGCGCGGCTCGTACCGCCTTACCATGGGTGAAAAAATGCCTGAAAACAGCGATCAGGGCGGTGAGCTCGACCTCAACTCGCTCAACGATGCCGAGCTTGTCGAGCAGATGCATGACGACATGTATGACGGTCTCCGGCCGGAGATCGAGGAGGGAACGCGCATCCTTCTCGCGCGAGGCTGGCCGGCCGACAAAGTCTTGAATGAAGCGCTCGTCGAAGGGATGCGGATCGTCGGAATCGATTTTCGCGATGGCATTCTCTTTGTGCCGGAGGTGCTGCTGGCGGCCAACGCGATGAAGGGCGGAATGGAGATCCTCCGTCCGATCCTCGCGAAGTCGGACATCGAGCCGATGGGCAAGATCGTCATCGGAACGGTGAAGGGCGACGTCCACGACATCGGCAAGAACCTGGTCTCGATGATGCTCGAAGGTGCGGGCTTCGAAGTGATCGA
Coding sequences within it:
- a CDS encoding ornithine cyclodeaminase family protein — protein: MRYFDADAVHGALDYRALVEALRDGHRKGVDAVERILMAQPSRDGGSDHFLVLPAWQRGEALGVKLVTVFPNNKSEDGPPTIQTAYVLFDGGSGTPIALLEGSALTLRKTAADSALGASYLARADATSLLVVGAGAQAPHQIMAHCAVRPSIEKVLVWNRTPANAHRLSRALHIEGVEIRVTEDLPRAVASVDVISCATMATEPVIEGAWLKPGAHLDLVGGYTNDMREADDEAIRRARVFVDSRWFTIGKCGDITGPMQSGALAQHGIVADLFELCNGAHRGRSSRDEITIFKNAGGAHLDLMTARFVYETLERKQP
- a CDS encoding B12-binding domain-containing protein, translated to MPENSDQGGELDLNSLNDAELVEQMHDDMYDGLRPEIEEGTRILLARGWPADKVLNEALVEGMRIVGIDFRDGILFVPEVLLAANAMKGGMEILRPILAKSDIEPMGKIVIGTVKGDVHDIGKNLVSMMLEGAGFEVIDLGINNPVENYLEALEKHKPDILGMSALLTTTMPYMKVVIDTLKEKGIRDDYIVLVGGAPLNENFGKAVGADAYCRDAAMAVETAKRLIAERRQAPSLRAQGAST